The following are from one region of the Paenibacillus sabinae T27 genome:
- a CDS encoding phosphatidate cytidylyltransferase: protein MKQRLITGVTAGAIFLGLCLLGGWWFHLLLIVMALIGYYEFAKMIGSSPLGGSTIAGYGAVLCFMMPWDLLEISAPWSWKQGVWLLMLLFLFITVFTKNKVDIRITALLFIGALYIGTGFSYMAVSRFSPDGHGLFWTFLLLCSIWGSDAGAYFVGRAWGKTKLWPAISPNKTVEGALGGVIIAIVIAMVFALIAPDLLTLGRAGIIGLASAVVGQLGDLVQSAYKRVYGIKDSGSLLPGHGGILDRCDSWIIVFPFVHILMLIPYH, encoded by the coding sequence TTGAAGCAGCGACTGATAACCGGGGTGACAGCCGGAGCTATATTTTTGGGCCTATGCCTGCTTGGCGGCTGGTGGTTTCATCTTCTGCTGATTGTTATGGCGTTGATCGGCTACTATGAATTCGCCAAAATGATCGGCAGTTCACCCTTGGGAGGAAGTACGATTGCAGGTTATGGCGCTGTGCTTTGCTTTATGATGCCATGGGATCTGTTGGAAATCTCCGCGCCTTGGTCATGGAAGCAAGGAGTATGGCTCCTGATGCTGCTGTTCCTTTTCATTACAGTCTTTACTAAGAATAAAGTGGATATTCGCATAACCGCGCTGCTGTTCATAGGCGCTTTATACATAGGAACCGGATTTTCCTATATGGCGGTTTCCCGTTTCTCGCCGGACGGCCACGGGCTGTTCTGGACCTTTCTACTCCTTTGCTCCATTTGGGGGAGCGATGCAGGGGCCTACTTTGTCGGCCGGGCATGGGGAAAGACGAAGCTCTGGCCGGCCATCAGTCCCAATAAGACCGTCGAAGGCGCGCTGGGCGGTGTGATTATTGCAATTGTAATCGCTATGGTTTTTGCTTTGATAGCGCCGGATTTGCTGACTTTAGGACGGGCTGGGATAATCGGTCTCGCCAGCGCGGTAGTCGGGCAGCTTGGAGATCTTGTCCAATCGGCTTATAAAAGGGTATACGGCATCAAGGATTCGGGATCGCTGCTCCCCGGTCACGGAGGCATTCTTGACCGGTGTGACAGCTGGATTATCGTGTTCCCGTTCGTACATATATTGATGCTGATCCCCTATCACTAA
- a CDS encoding chemotaxis protein CheC has translation MDVLKEVGNIGAGNAATALSQLLNKPIDMAVPKVQLLGFEEIAEKVGGTEELVYAVFLRVEGEAPGNLFFILTPDAARSLLGRVAGISEVSGDELSELEMSALNEIGNILAGSYLSSLADFTSLSMYPTVPALAMDMAGAILSYGLLQFGQMGDDALLIDTTFLEGKDEIEGQFFLIPDPESFPKIFKSLGVPFDDV, from the coding sequence ATGGATGTGCTCAAGGAAGTCGGAAACATCGGAGCCGGGAACGCCGCCACCGCGTTATCCCAGCTGCTGAACAAACCGATCGATATGGCCGTTCCCAAAGTTCAACTGCTCGGATTCGAGGAGATTGCGGAAAAAGTGGGCGGCACCGAAGAGCTTGTCTACGCGGTGTTTCTGCGGGTAGAAGGCGAAGCGCCGGGGAATCTCTTTTTCATCCTGACGCCGGATGCGGCCAGAAGCTTGCTCGGGCGCGTTGCGGGCATATCCGAGGTTTCGGGTGACGAACTAAGCGAGCTTGAAATGTCCGCACTGAATGAGATCGGTAATATTTTGGCGGGCTCCTATCTTTCGTCTTTGGCCGATTTCACCTCATTATCCATGTATCCGACAGTTCCTGCATTGGCCATGGATATGGCTGGTGCGATATTAAGCTACGGTCTGCTGCAGTTCGGGCAAATGGGTGATGACGCGCTGCTCATCGATACCACCTTCCTGGAAGGAAAGGATGAGATCGAAGGCCAGTTCTTTTTAATTCCCGATCCGGAGTCATTTCCCAAGATATTTAAATCCCTTGGAGTGCCGTTTGATGATGTGTGA
- a CDS encoding DUF342 domain-containing protein, which yields MVVQSALSDYMSISFSENKEVAYLEFFRREEGFSCSVDELAGFLQKNNVRYGVQWDVVTRIANNPEQYNHLSGKVAVASGIAPVDGLDGRVELSVKMDYDERRPLEKDDGKVDFKELVRLSNVRKGELIATLVPPEAGQPGIAVTGDPIPCKMGKAAFFKVGKNVVLDQEQTSMYAAIDGLVSLTDKGKINVFPVYEVNGDVDYNTGNIDFVGTVVIRGNVLTGFSVKSSGDIRVIGGVEGAELIAGGSIEITGGIIGYNKGLVSAGANVKVSFIQDGNVTAAENVIVLQSIMHSNVRAGRNVECNGPKGLIVGGTVQAGEKVVARTIGNTMSTATAIEVGVLPELRNELNDLRQGLRHSSETADKTAKALHLLDQLAGSGVLSPDKVALRIKLNATKQSQQREEAQIKERMLEIEKMLEDTDKARVTVVKTIYGGSKVVIGRYTKFIKDTAERITYCYSEGEIAAVPNV from the coding sequence ATGGTCGTCCAATCTGCACTGAGCGATTACATGAGTATCAGCTTCTCGGAGAATAAGGAAGTCGCTTACCTTGAGTTTTTTCGGCGGGAGGAAGGATTTTCTTGTTCAGTCGACGAGTTAGCCGGGTTTTTACAAAAAAATAATGTCCGCTATGGCGTACAATGGGATGTTGTTACCCGTATCGCCAATAATCCGGAGCAGTACAACCACCTTTCGGGGAAGGTTGCCGTCGCTTCAGGAATAGCACCTGTAGACGGTCTGGACGGGCGCGTTGAATTAAGTGTTAAGATGGACTACGACGAGCGCCGCCCACTCGAAAAAGACGACGGAAAGGTCGATTTCAAGGAATTGGTGCGGTTAAGCAATGTGCGCAAGGGCGAACTGATCGCTACATTGGTCCCCCCCGAGGCGGGACAGCCCGGCATAGCCGTCACCGGTGATCCGATCCCCTGCAAGATGGGAAAAGCCGCCTTCTTCAAAGTCGGCAAGAACGTCGTGTTGGATCAAGAGCAAACCTCGATGTATGCCGCGATTGACGGATTAGTATCCCTGACGGACAAAGGGAAAATCAACGTTTTTCCTGTATATGAAGTGAACGGCGATGTGGATTACAACACCGGCAACATTGATTTTGTCGGCACGGTCGTTATCCGCGGCAATGTGCTGACCGGATTTTCCGTGAAATCCTCCGGTGATATCCGGGTGATTGGCGGTGTGGAAGGCGCGGAGCTGATCGCCGGAGGCTCCATTGAAATTACCGGAGGCATTATCGGCTATAACAAGGGGCTAGTCAGCGCTGGAGCCAATGTGAAGGTATCCTTTATACAGGACGGAAACGTCACGGCTGCCGAGAATGTCATTGTTTTGCAGAGTATTATGCATTCCAATGTCCGCGCCGGCAGGAACGTAGAATGCAACGGACCGAAGGGATTGATTGTTGGCGGAACAGTGCAGGCCGGGGAAAAGGTCGTCGCCCGAACGATCGGGAATACAATGTCTACGGCGACGGCAATTGAGGTTGGGGTGCTGCCCGAGCTTAGAAACGAGCTCAACGACCTGCGGCAGGGACTACGTCATTCCTCAGAGACCGCCGATAAGACGGCGAAGGCGCTTCATTTGCTGGATCAGCTCGCAGGCAGCGGCGTCCTGTCCCCGGACAAGGTTGCCCTGCGCATCAAGCTTAACGCAACGAAGCAGTCTCAGCAAAGAGAGGAAGCTCAAATCAAGGAGCGCATGCTTGAGATTGAAAAGATGCTCGAGGATACAGACAAGGCGAGGGTCACGGTTGTCAAAACCATTTACGGCGGTTCCAAAGTTGTGATCGGCAGATATACAAAATTTATAAAAGATACAGCGGAACGGATCACCTACTGCTATTCCGAAGGCGAGATAGCCGCTGTGCCAAACGTTTGA
- a CDS encoding chemotaxis protein CheW, with product MAEDIKVIVFKLGTEEYGIEVDKVQTIERLMPITRVPKTYAFIKGVINLRGVVIPVIDLRGRFGLEEAEHTDQTRVIIVVVNEMEVGFIVDSANDVIDLNRDIIDTPPEVVGGIKAKYLDGVAKIGEDRLLIMLNLSEVLNKSEIVQLESLEG from the coding sequence ATGGCTGAAGATATTAAGGTAATTGTCTTTAAATTGGGCACCGAGGAGTACGGCATTGAAGTGGATAAAGTCCAAACGATCGAGCGCCTGATGCCCATTACGCGGGTGCCGAAGACGTACGCTTTTATCAAAGGCGTTATCAATCTGCGCGGAGTGGTCATTCCCGTTATCGATCTTCGCGGAAGATTCGGTCTGGAAGAAGCTGAGCATACCGATCAGACCCGCGTTATTATCGTGGTCGTTAACGAGATGGAAGTCGGCTTTATCGTGGATTCGGCCAATGATGTTATCGATTTGAACAGAGACATCATCGATACTCCTCCCGAAGTGGTAGGCGGGATCAAAGCCAAGTATCTGGATGGGGTGGCCAAAATCGGAGAGGACCGTCTGCTGATTATGCTCAATTTGTCAGAGGTCCTCAATAAAAGTGAAATCGTGCAGCTGGAAAGCTTAGAGGGCTAA
- a CDS encoding chemotaxis protein CheD, whose amino-acid sequence MCEEQSLIKVGMADLNVGSQNNVIRTTGLGSCVGLTLYDPGKKLAGMAHVMLPSSEIAREGKLNIAKFADTAIPELLSRLLELGAARSRLIAKMAGGSQMFAFAGGNDTMRIGPRNVESCKLALEKLSIPLVAEDTGGSYGRTIEIACSTGLLNIRSVQKGVKEL is encoded by the coding sequence ATGTGTGAGGAACAGAGCTTAATCAAAGTAGGAATGGCCGACCTGAATGTGGGAAGTCAGAACAATGTGATCCGAACGACGGGTCTGGGGTCATGCGTCGGCCTTACGCTGTACGATCCCGGCAAAAAGCTTGCGGGTATGGCTCATGTCATGCTGCCTTCCTCGGAAATCGCCCGTGAGGGGAAACTCAATATCGCCAAATTCGCGGATACGGCCATTCCCGAGCTTTTGTCCCGCCTGCTGGAACTTGGTGCTGCTCGCAGCCGATTAATCGCGAAGATGGCCGGCGGCTCCCAGATGTTCGCTTTTGCCGGCGGAAATGACACGATGAGAATCGGTCCGCGGAATGTGGAATCCTGCAAGCTGGCTCTGGAGAAGCTGAGCATCCCGCTGGTTGCCGAAGATACGGGCGGCAGTTACGGGCGTACAATCGAGATCGCTTGCAGCACCGGATTGCTGAACATCCGCAGTGTGCAAAAAGGCGTTAAGGAATTATAA
- the frr gene encoding ribosome recycling factor yields MPQSVKKNAEERMEKAILALKRDLATLRAGRATPALLDRVQVEYYGAPTPVNQLANINTPDSRTLLIQPWDKSSLADIERAIMKSDLGLTPANDGSTIRLSIPALTEERRSELVKLTKKFGEEAKVAIRNIRRDANDEIKKLEKNGISEDESRGHQENIQKTTDKFVAEVDKVLLAKEKEIMEV; encoded by the coding sequence ATGCCGCAATCGGTTAAGAAGAATGCCGAGGAGCGCATGGAGAAAGCCATTTTGGCGCTCAAACGCGATTTGGCGACGCTGCGTGCGGGACGTGCAACCCCTGCGCTGCTCGACCGGGTTCAAGTGGAATATTACGGAGCGCCGACTCCGGTCAATCAGCTTGCCAACATCAACACCCCGGATTCCCGTACACTGCTTATCCAGCCGTGGGATAAATCCTCGCTTGCCGATATCGAGCGGGCGATTATGAAATCTGATCTCGGGCTTACGCCGGCTAATGACGGCAGCACGATTCGCCTCTCCATTCCTGCGCTTACGGAAGAACGCCGCAGCGAGCTGGTGAAGCTTACGAAAAAATTCGGCGAAGAAGCCAAGGTGGCGATCCGCAACATCCGCCGCGACGCCAACGACGAGATCAAGAAGCTGGAGAAAAACGGCATTTCGGAAGACGAATCCCGCGGACATCAAGAGAACATCCAGAAGACCACGGACAAATTCGTTGCCGAAGTCGACAAAGTTCTTTTGGCCAAAGAAAAAGAGATCATGGAAGTATAA
- the rpsB gene encoding 30S ribosomal protein S2 — MAVISMKQLLEAGVHFGHQTRRWNPKMDRYIFTERNGIYIIDLQKTVKKVEEAYNFVKSVAGDNGTILFVGTKKQAQDSVKEEAERSGMFYINQRWLGGTLTNFQTIQKRIDRLKKLEAWEEDGTFTVLPKKEVIILRKEKDRLEKFLGGIKNMKGLPSALFIIDPRKERIAVAEARKLGIPIVAIVDTNCDPDEIDYVIPGNDDAIRAVKLLTGKMADAVVEAHQGEDTTSA; from the coding sequence ATGGCAGTAATCTCCATGAAGCAGCTTCTCGAAGCTGGGGTACACTTCGGTCACCAGACTCGTCGTTGGAACCCGAAAATGGATCGTTATATCTTCACTGAAAGAAACGGAATCTACATCATCGACCTGCAAAAGACGGTCAAGAAAGTTGAAGAAGCTTACAACTTTGTAAAGAGCGTAGCAGGCGACAACGGTACGATCCTGTTCGTTGGTACAAAAAAACAAGCTCAAGACTCTGTAAAAGAAGAAGCTGAACGTTCGGGTATGTTCTACATCAACCAACGTTGGCTCGGCGGCACGCTGACGAACTTCCAAACGATTCAAAAGCGTATTGACCGTCTGAAAAAACTGGAAGCTTGGGAAGAGGACGGCACATTCACCGTTCTGCCTAAGAAAGAAGTTATCATTCTCCGCAAAGAGAAAGATCGTCTTGAAAAGTTCCTGGGCGGCATCAAGAACATGAAGGGTCTGCCAAGCGCGCTGTTCATCATCGATCCTCGCAAAGAGCGCATCGCTGTTGCCGAAGCACGCAAATTGGGCATCCCAATCGTTGCTATCGTCGACACGAACTGCGATCCGGACGAAATCGACTACGTAATTCCGGGCAATGACGACGCTATTCGCGCCGTTAAGCTGCTGACTGGTAAAATGGCTGACGCCGTAGTTGAAGCTCACCAAGGCGAAGACACTACGTCCGCTTAA
- a CDS encoding 1-deoxy-D-xylulose-5-phosphate reductoisomerase — MKKISILGSTGSIGTQTLDVVAMHPDSFEIDGLAAGGNTALLLEQVRRFKPRRVSVASQELADDIRPQLPAGVELYSGEEGLVQIAAGGDADYLVTAVMGSVGLRSTLAAIEAGRDIGLANKETLVTAGHLVTELARRKGVNLLPIDSEHSAIFQCLNGENVEDIASITLTASGGSFRDLTREQLQGVTVEDALRHPNWAMGAKITIDSATMVNKGLEVIEAHWLFGLPYEQINVLLHPESIIHSFVEFRDSSIIAQLGNPDMRVPIQYALTYPRRLESPAQRLSLAQAGRLTFREMDFARYPALKLAIECGKAGGTATTAFNAANEVAVARFLRRDIPFVRIEEILEKVLERHTPESHPDLEQIEECDRAARELAQTL, encoded by the coding sequence TTGAAAAAGATCAGCATTCTCGGCTCGACCGGCTCAATCGGAACGCAGACGCTCGACGTTGTTGCGATGCATCCGGACAGCTTTGAAATTGACGGCCTCGCCGCGGGCGGCAACACGGCGCTTCTGCTGGAGCAGGTCCGCCGTTTCAAACCGCGGCGGGTATCGGTGGCAAGCCAAGAGCTTGCCGATGACATCCGTCCGCAGCTTCCCGCAGGAGTTGAGCTGTACAGCGGGGAAGAAGGCCTTGTGCAGATCGCGGCCGGCGGAGATGCCGATTATTTAGTGACCGCAGTGATGGGGAGCGTCGGTCTTCGCTCAACGCTTGCCGCTATCGAGGCGGGCAGGGACATCGGACTGGCCAACAAAGAAACGCTGGTGACGGCAGGGCATCTTGTCACAGAGCTGGCCCGCCGCAAAGGGGTCAATCTGCTGCCGATCGACAGCGAGCATTCGGCCATCTTTCAATGCCTGAACGGAGAGAACGTAGAAGACATCGCTTCCATTACCTTGACCGCTTCGGGCGGCTCTTTTCGGGATTTGACTAGGGAGCAGCTTCAAGGCGTAACAGTCGAAGATGCACTGCGTCATCCCAATTGGGCGATGGGAGCGAAGATAACGATCGATTCCGCAACAATGGTCAATAAAGGGCTGGAAGTGATTGAAGCTCATTGGCTGTTTGGTTTGCCCTACGAGCAAATTAACGTGCTGCTTCACCCCGAGAGCATTATTCACTCATTTGTAGAGTTTAGAGACAGCAGTATTATCGCCCAGCTCGGCAACCCTGACATGCGTGTGCCGATTCAATATGCGTTAACCTATCCCCGGCGCCTGGAATCGCCGGCGCAAAGATTGTCGCTGGCGCAGGCGGGCCGGCTGACGTTCCGCGAAATGGACTTTGCGCGCTATCCGGCGTTGAAGCTTGCCATTGAATGCGGGAAGGCCGGGGGAACGGCAACGACCGCCTTCAATGCGGCGAACGAAGTCGCCGTTGCCCGTTTTTTGCGGCGGGATATCCCATTTGTGCGCATTGAAGAGATTTTGGAGAAAGTTCTCGAGCGTCATACTCCAGAGAGCCATCCAGACCTGGAGCAGATTGAG
- the tsf gene encoding translation elongation factor Ts, protein MAVDAKSVKELRERTGAGMLDCKKALEEAGGDLNKAIEILREKGLSAAANKAGRAATEGVVESYIHAGGRIGVLVEINCETDFVGKTDQFKDFARDIAMQIAAAAPRFVRREEVPAEEIEKEKEILRAQALNEGKPEKIVDKMVEGRINKYYEEHVLLEQAFIKDPDKTISNLLNEKISTIGENISIRRFVRYELGEGLEKKVDNFVEEVMAQVKQ, encoded by the coding sequence ATGGCAGTAGATGCAAAATCCGTAAAAGAGCTTCGTGAAAGAACCGGCGCCGGTATGCTGGATTGCAAAAAAGCACTGGAAGAAGCAGGCGGCGACCTGAACAAAGCGATTGAAATTCTCCGTGAAAAAGGCCTTTCCGCTGCAGCCAACAAAGCTGGACGCGCAGCAACCGAAGGTGTTGTTGAGTCCTACATTCATGCCGGCGGCCGCATCGGCGTTCTCGTAGAAATCAACTGCGAAACCGACTTCGTCGGCAAAACTGACCAATTCAAAGATTTCGCGCGCGATATCGCAATGCAAATCGCTGCTGCCGCTCCTCGTTTCGTGCGCCGCGAAGAAGTTCCTGCGGAAGAAATCGAGAAGGAAAAGGAAATTCTGAGAGCGCAGGCGCTGAACGAAGGCAAGCCTGAGAAGATCGTTGATAAAATGGTCGAAGGCCGTATCAACAAGTACTACGAAGAGCATGTACTGCTCGAGCAAGCCTTCATCAAAGACCCCGACAAAACGATTTCGAATCTGCTCAACGAAAAAATCAGCACCATCGGCGAGAACATCTCCATCCGCCGTTTTGTCCGTTACGAGCTGGGCGAAGGACTTGAGAAAAAAGTCGACAACTTCGTTGAAGAAGTAATGGCACAAGTGAAGCAATAA
- a CDS encoding FliA/WhiG family RNA polymerase sigma factor, with protein sequence MNEHKASHLEHQDLWEQWKEQGDPEAKKRLIEKYLPIVDYVSGRLAVGLPKNVSKEDLASSGVMGLIDAVEKFDYKRGLQFQTYASWRVRGAILDSLRQGDWVPRSVREKAKKIEDAYQHLEQKYLRSVSDEEMSKYLDITEREFQGMLQDVAVMTLCSLEDPIREEDSETRMSMLVDDKAKNPDRKVNEFYLRETLTKGIEKLTVKERTVVSLLYYEDLSLSEIAEVMSLSPSRISQLHSKAILRLRGTLEKNRDLLMQND encoded by the coding sequence TTGAACGAGCATAAAGCTTCTCATTTGGAACATCAAGACCTTTGGGAACAGTGGAAGGAACAGGGAGATCCGGAGGCCAAAAAAAGGCTGATCGAAAAATATCTGCCGATCGTCGATTATGTCTCCGGCCGTCTGGCCGTGGGTTTGCCCAAAAATGTTTCGAAGGAAGATTTGGCGAGCAGTGGGGTTATGGGCCTAATCGATGCCGTTGAGAAGTTTGATTATAAACGGGGATTGCAATTTCAAACCTACGCCTCCTGGCGGGTCCGCGGCGCAATTCTTGATTCTCTCCGCCAAGGTGACTGGGTGCCACGTTCGGTCCGTGAAAAGGCGAAAAAGATTGAGGATGCCTATCAGCATCTGGAACAAAAGTATTTAAGATCTGTAAGCGACGAGGAAATGAGCAAATATTTAGACATAACCGAGCGGGAGTTCCAGGGCATGCTGCAGGATGTGGCCGTAATGACGCTGTGTTCATTGGAGGATCCGATTCGGGAAGAAGATTCAGAGACCCGAATGTCAATGCTGGTAGATGACAAAGCCAAGAACCCGGACCGTAAAGTGAATGAGTTCTATTTGCGTGAAACGCTTACCAAGGGCATAGAAAAATTGACTGTGAAAGAACGGACCGTCGTGTCCCTGTTATATTATGAAGACCTATCTTTGAGCGAAATTGCTGAGGTAATGTCGTTGTCCCCTTCCCGCATATCGCAGCTTCATTCCAAGGCGATCCTGAGGCTGCGGGGGACGCTTGAGAAGAATCGGGATCTACTGATGCAAAATGATTAG
- the pyrH gene encoding UMP kinase has product MEQPVFKRVVLKVSGESLAGQNGYGIDADTISSIAEQIKEVVELGVQVAIVCGGGNIWRGIAGSASGIDRATADYMGMLATVMNSLALQDSLEQIGVPTRVQTSISMQQIAEPYIRRRAIRHLEKGRVVIFAAGTGNPFFSTDTTAALRAAEIEAEVILMAKNKVDGVYSADPFKDSTAEKYEQLTYLDVLNKNLGVMDSTASSLCMDNNIPLIVFAITEQGNIKRVVLGERIGTIVKGSVD; this is encoded by the coding sequence TTGGAACAGCCGGTATTTAAAAGGGTAGTCCTGAAGGTCAGCGGCGAATCACTGGCGGGACAAAACGGTTACGGGATCGATGCGGATACGATCAGCTCTATTGCCGAGCAGATCAAGGAAGTTGTCGAGCTTGGCGTCCAAGTCGCCATCGTATGCGGCGGAGGCAACATCTGGCGCGGCATCGCGGGCAGCGCAAGCGGCATCGACCGTGCGACAGCGGATTATATGGGTATGCTGGCAACGGTCATGAACTCGTTGGCCTTGCAGGACTCGCTGGAGCAAATCGGCGTGCCGACGCGGGTGCAGACGTCGATTTCGATGCAGCAGATCGCAGAGCCGTACATCCGCCGTCGGGCCATCCGCCATCTGGAAAAAGGGCGGGTCGTTATTTTCGCGGCAGGCACGGGCAATCCGTTCTTCTCCACGGATACGACCGCAGCGCTGCGTGCAGCTGAAATCGAAGCGGAAGTTATCCTGATGGCGAAGAACAAAGTCGATGGCGTCTACTCCGCCGATCCGTTCAAAGACAGCACGGCTGAGAAATATGAACAGCTCACCTATCTGGATGTGCTGAACAAAAATCTCGGCGTTATGGATTCCACCGCTTCCTCTCTCTGCATGGATAACAATATACCGCTTATTGTGTTTGCCATTACGGAACAGGGCAATATCAAACGCGTCGTTCTGGGCGAACGCATCGGAACGATTGTTAAAGGGAGTGTAGATTAA
- a CDS encoding isoprenyl transferase, which translates to MIKRVQSWLGREERQQPVDISPDNIPRHVAIIMDGNGRWAKRLGLPRIVGHQNGMKAVKRAAIAADELGIEFLTMYAFSTENWSRPKEEVDFLMRLPQEFLAIELDELIEKNVRVRVMGDSEALPSHTRKAMEEAVFRTKDNTGLILNFALNYGARKEIEDCMRSLGRDIAEGRLTPEEITSELIDSRLLSGGLPDPDLLIRTSGEMRLSNFMLWQLAYSEFWFTDIYWPDFGKEHLLQAVAEYQRRTRRYGGLK; encoded by the coding sequence ATGATCAAACGGGTTCAATCTTGGCTGGGCCGGGAAGAGCGGCAGCAGCCGGTCGACATTTCACCGGACAATATTCCCCGGCATGTGGCAATCATTATGGACGGCAACGGCCGGTGGGCCAAACGGCTTGGACTGCCGCGCATTGTCGGCCATCAGAATGGCATGAAGGCGGTCAAGCGGGCTGCGATTGCCGCCGACGAGCTGGGTATTGAATTCTTGACGATGTACGCCTTCTCGACGGAAAACTGGTCGCGGCCCAAAGAGGAAGTCGACTTTCTGATGCGTTTGCCGCAAGAGTTTTTGGCCATCGAGCTGGACGAACTGATTGAGAAGAACGTCCGTGTGCGAGTGATGGGAGACAGCGAGGCGCTGCCTTCGCATACCCGCAAAGCGATGGAAGAAGCGGTGTTCCGCACCAAGGATAATACCGGTCTTATTCTGAATTTTGCGCTGAACTACGGAGCACGCAAGGAAATTGAGGACTGCATGCGCAGTTTGGGAAGGGATATCGCAGAGGGGCGTTTGACGCCGGAAGAAATTACGTCGGAATTGATTGACAGCCGGCTGCTCTCCGGAGGCCTTCCCGACCCGGATCTGCTTATCCGGACGAGCGGTGAAATGCGTCTCAGCAACTTTATGCTCTGGCAGCTGGCCTACAGCGAATTTTGGTTTACCGATATTTACTGGCCGGATTTCGGCAAGGAGCATCTGCTTCAGGCCGTGGCTGAGTACCAGCGGCGAACCCGCCGCTACGGCGGGCTTAAGTAG